Sequence from the Tachyglossus aculeatus isolate mTacAcu1 chromosome 17, mTacAcu1.pri, whole genome shotgun sequence genome:
tgaaggcttagtcaaggaaggtgtATTGgttagatgtaattttaataaggctttgaaggtggggagagtggtggtctgatgatatgaagggggaggcagtacCAGTTTAGAAGAAGGATATGGACAAGGGATCGGCAGAGAGATaggtaagatcaaggtacagtaagttggagttggaggagcaaagtgtgtgtagACTGAGCTGTAGTACACACttagctccagtgcttagaacattgtaagcgcttaacaaatgccatcattattattattattataggaaacaAGGTAGGTAAAGTAGGAAGGGTGTGAGCTAAGTGCTGTAAAGcaatgacaaggagtttctgattgctGTGAAgtgggatgggcaaccattgtagGTGCTTGAGAACTGGGGAgtaatggactgaactttttgaagaaaaatgatccaggcagcagagtgaaatatggattggagtggggagagacaggacacagggaagtcagtgaggaggcagatgcagcaatcaaagtgggatagaataagtattTGTATCAGAGtattagcagtttggttggagaagaagggatggattttaacaattttgtgaaggttgaaccaaacaggatttggtaacattgaatatgtggtttgaatgaaagaTATGAGTTGATgttaatgccaaggctatggcttgtgagatggggagtgttgtctacagtgatggcaaagacaaggggaggatagggtttgggtgggaagatgaggagttttattCTAGAAAAGTTTAGTTTAAGGTGTTGAGGGGCATCcatgtagagatatcctgaaggaaggaggaaatgagagactgcagaaatgaagaaattacatttcctccaggagcccttccctgatttatctctAGCCTCAACACTTTATATCCCCCAATTGCCACTTCAGTCCTTCTGCCCACTTAAGCTCCTACTTGCTCatgatccccaaagcacttaggaaaatatcTTATGTACTCAATTACTTTCTCCTGTCTGTGAATAATTTACATGTCTGCTTCCACACCTAGATTGACAATTCCTTGacggcaggaatcatgtctactcaatctattgtattctcctaggtgcttaatacagagacctgcacacagtgggctctaaatcaatgggattgattgaatgattgatttttttgtcCATTCTGTTTGTGGCAGACTGTGGCACTTGTTTGTGGTACTCCACAGTTTGCTTCCTCTGCTTTTGTGTTCATTACATGGAGAACTGTTGAAGGAAATCCAGACCTTGTCCATCTCAAACTCATActctcaattaattaattatggtatttgttaagctatttgccaggcactgtactaagcactggggtggatacaaacaaattaggttggaaacagtccctgtcccacctggggctcacagtctcaatctccattttacagatgaggtaactgaggcacagagaataattataataataataataatggcatttattaagcacttattatgtgcaaagcactgttctaagcattggggaggttacaaggtgatcaggttgtcccacagggggctcacagtctcaatccccattttacagatgagggaacagaggcacagagaagttgagtgacttgcccaaagtcacacagcagacaggtgggggagtcgggattagaaccatgacctcttgactcccaggaccatgttctatccactatgccacatttaCTTCAATAACTTGCTACAGCTTGGCCCGCTCGTCTGCCGGGCAACAAAACCTCACCATtctattgactcccatgcccattgtccaTGCAACCTGTTTTGGACatttaaccccctcctcaaaccctATCTCCACTGCACctgccatctcttgcccctactgACCTGGCCACGTACTTTATTCATTAAATTTAAACCATTAGgtgtgatttccctaaaatctcccctgcttctccccaatttctccctcctcctgtccagtcttcaactctctcatcctcaccagcagtatctcaagaggagatcttccacctctcttatatgtatatatgtatatatctatatgtatatatctataattctatttatttagattaatgcctgtttacttgtatagatatctgtctccccacctctatactgtgagcccattgtgggcagggattgtctctcttcattgttgtattgtactttccaagtgcttagtacagtgctctgcacacagtaagtgctcaataaatacgattgaatgaatgaatgaatggtggctgtTCCCACAGCATCTGAATCACTGTATCCTTCCAGCCCTGGACACGGGCCTGAGCCCTCTTGGcagccacaatgagctcagaagAAATTGACCTCATCtttctaattcaatcaatcgtatttattgagcgcttactgtgtgcagagcactgtactaagcgcttgggaagtacaggctgcaGCAGCTGGCTGATCCCCACTTTGTCAATATCCCTGTTTTTTCGCCATACAACAACATCTTCAACATTTGTTATTGATACTAATCTAAGCATTTCACCATTGTGGCTGCCCTTGGAACTGACCATTCTGGAAACTCATCCCAGTTCAAAGCACACAGAGCATTTCTCCCAGTGGTGGTTAATGACGTGATCATCACATCTACACTTTCTTTGTGTCTCTCAGTTCACCTGCCCCAGGACCAGAACCTAAtctatcttcctcctcctccccgactCTGGACTCTCCCTGGCTGATGATTCTGTGAGGGTCACCCTGGAATGTAGGACCATTTCCCAGTCAATGGTGAATCCATCTTCCTTGATGGACTAACACTGGCCTCCCCCTGAGAGCTTAGTTTTTCCTGAATTTCTGGATGTAGAGGATGGTCTGGGGTTGAACtaccctcccactctccccatgTCCCTTGTTCCAGCCCACATTTTTCTTTGAAGGTGTGTCACTTCCTCTCAGAGATGgtgtccttccctctctccatcctgcttgGTGTGGCCTTCAGCGTCATTTCCAGGGGTGATTCACCTAAATAGCTGTTGGGGCAGTAGCTGTTCTGCTCTGTGCTGCTCCATCACCTTCTCCAGTCCCTTGATGGCCTTTGGTGACCCTGCTCTCACCTCAAGCCCTGAGGATTGTCACTGGGGCCGCCCCTTTCGGGCCCCAGAGGTTCCACAGCTGGTCACCACTGCACAGTTCACAGGCCCATATCCAACCCTGGGTATCACAGGGCAGGCCCTTCAAGGGTAGGACCAGAGAACAGCAGAGTAAAGTGCCCTGCTGGTGCACGCAGATACTTTACATGGGGTTTCACGAACACATAAGGACTTTATTCCCACTCTATACCGTattcagtttggcctagtggaaaaagaataggcctgggagttagagctgtgtgtgaccttgagcaagtcacttcacttctctgtgcctagttctcTCACTGAATAatgaaagacacaatccctgcccacaaagatattACAGTTTACTTGAGGAACTAACAGTTCCAGTCACCCAGAACTCTGAGGACTCccaactttcctcctcctcctccttgattATAGTTTTCCTACAGGTCCCatcttcactctcttcctccttcatgtCACAGTCATATTCTTGCTGCAAATGTAGAACTtgcatgtggaacaggaatttgTAGCAATCTTACTGGCAGAAACATATGCACAGTCTCCAGGGTCAGTGACTTCGAACCTGAGTTGAGAAAGAGACATGGGCTGTATTAGGAATACATCAGATTTCCCAGATCTCCTCATGGGGCTGAGCTGGAAATAGGAGGTGTCTTGAGAGAGGGTGCCCCCAGTGTGTTGTGGCTCTGTGGTCCCGGTTAAAACCCACAGAGGAGATGCGAATAGTTTTCTGGCCCCTAAGTGGACAGGTGAGATAATTTACCCTTTCTAAAAATCGAAAGGagtagaggcacagggaagagattTAGAAATCAATatctccagactataaactcatattgggcaggggacatatctggtaattctgttgtattgtgctctcccaagcactaagtacagagctcttcacatagcaagcactcaataaatacaattgattgattgattgatctcaaccccattttatgcATGTAAAGATGAGGGGCAAGGAATGAAGGTGATCTGGGTTTaaactgctgcttctctttggggtcTGAAAACTTTTCCATTCTCAAAACAATTATGACCCATGTGTGGAGAAAAATTTCATAAATTCAGGATGTACTTTTATTTGAATACCTCCTACTTCTCTCAGGCTATCAGATAGAAGAGTTAAAGGGAACTTACAGACTCTTGTTCAGTGGGGCTCCATTTACCCAATAGAATTCTTCATTATTCCTGTAGAGACCAATCCAGGAATTCTGGAATTTCTGAACCAATGACTGtgcagggaagaaggagaaatccTGCAATCAGACACTTTCCAGAGGCACGGCTGTTCTCTCTTCTGGGAATTTTTCCAGAATAGTCCCAGCATGCTTTGGGCTCCTTTCTCCAAAGAAACCAGCAGGAAGACCAGCTCACACACGGATGGGCTCTCGGCTACAGAGATCCACTCTTCATTGTCATCCACACTTAAGGTCAGTTTGTCAGGCTGGAAtcactacattgtaaactccacaGTTAACAGCCCAaacagacagagcacaggccaagCAGACTGCCGGAAAGCCCTCCGCATAGAGATACATGCCTGGATGTCAGTTCAGCCAGAGGAGTCCCTCAAACTAGCGAGGATTTTCTCAGATAGATCTCAGCAGAAAGACACATTTATCAGGAGTCAGAAAACCTCTtccaggaaactttccctgaTTGCATTCCTCCACCCTAACGGCCACCATTCACCTTTATGTTTATATCAATGTAAGTGCTCCATttactcaatcagttgtataaaCACTTTCACAGCTCTTGCTATTATCAggttttctcctgcttcccttaTTTGCACAAAATTTAGTCTCCTTTTCTTCACCATTAGATTGTATTCATCTtgagaacagggaccatgtcttctcctTCTGTTGTaggtttccaagcactcagtacagtgttctcacaCAGATGACATTCAATTAGAAGTACTAATAAATTAACACCGTCAGGGAACTTGTCCTTTGGTCAGCTCAATTCTGGGATCAGGCCCAAAggggtctgggaaggccaccaaaCAAATGTTTTGGTGGTCAggggatataatgataataataattgtggtatatattaagttcttactacacgtcaaacactgtattacgtgctggaATAGATAACAGATaaatgggtcccacatggggcttacagtgttagcAAGAGGGAGAAGTGAATCTCCAGTtctcaaatgagggaactgctgtaaaaagaagtaaagtgacttgcacagggtcatacagcaggtgtgAGGtaaagctagggttagaacctaggtcctctgacttctatgcCAATGCTCTTTgaattaggccctgctgcttctttgggATATTCATCTCCAGAGTTTGCCGGTGAGCTGTTCATCTTCTCAGCACATGCTGCTGTCTGGGACTGGGCTTAGGAAGCCCATGAGATTGAAGCAGTAATAGCAACTGGGGAATATAGAGTCTTATCCACAGGGTAGaggggctcctgctctatcccttGTGCACCCCTAAACACTAAGTGAAAGAGCTAAAAAAACAGATTAAAGACAGTCGTAGCCTGGGGTGGAAACATggacatagtagtagtagtagtagtagtagtagtagtagcagtaatggtaataacaataacaataatagttataataataatagttttggcatttgttaagttcttactatgtacaaagcccactgtaaactctggggtaaatactatATAAGCAGATAAAACAcaaacctgtcccacatggagctcataaactaagagggaggaagaacaaatattttatccccttttcacagatgaagtaactgaggcacagagaagttaaatgacttgcccaaggtttcccaATAGACAAGCagaagagttgggactagaacacatgtcttctgaattccaggtctgtgttctatcccctaggccacactggatCTACATCCTGAATAGCCACCTTGTAGGAAGATGAGAGTCAGTTGGCTGGgattcaggtgacctgggtttagTCTGACATTGACTGGCTATGTGAAGTTGTGGTCTTCACCTTTCTGGACTTAGCTGAACAATGGGGAATAAAAATATTTGCATCTTTCTGACTCAAAGGATTATTGAGAAGTAAAGATAAAAATAACTGATATAAAACttctttggaaaaaataaaatagtaataatgatgacagtaataacaatggtattcattaagcactggggtaagagaCACAGGAAAATCAAgtaagacacggtccctatctcacatagggaTCGTAGtctaagggcaagggagaaggtattgaatccccatttaacagatagggaaacaggcacagaaatatTAAACatcttcccccaggtcacacagcaggcaagtggcagaggcagaaatagaacacaggtcctctggttctcagccatgtgctttttctattaggccaggctgcatcCTATCACACATATTCAAAGTGCtgtcaattatattattattgctagcttACACCAAGGTATTCCCTACTAGGGTTTGTGCATTTGGGATTCATTTATCCAACTCTAGGGACATCCATAGGTACAGACACACCAAATTTAGGCCATGGGAGATACTTCCAAGAAGGAAAATATGGTCCAAACGTTCCAGCCTGAAACTCACCAGTTCCTGTTGGCTTTCAATCACGACTAGCTCAGCACCTTGGGATTTACAGAATTCCTGGCTCTCGGTCCAATTTTTTTCTCCATTAAATAAGTAGCATTTCTTCCTGAACTGCACCCAGTCATCTGGACAAGTTTCTCCACATATAGGACAAGTCTCTCCACACTTAGGACAAGTCTCAGTAGCTGTGGGATAAAGGAACAGGATAGTCAGTGCTCTTGGTTGGGTGTCCTAGTTGTAATTTTCTCACTTGGGTGAATGGCACCTTACCCCAGAATCCCTCTCAATAATGAGAGTCCTAATAGCTGCAATTCACAGAGTATTTCTATTTTTCATAACTCTCACAATTTTGACTTCTCAAGACCATGGTGAGGCAGGTAAGGTCAGGGAAAATTACCCCATTTTTTAAAGATGCAGAgttcagagaggctaagtggttTTCCCAATGTCTCAAAGCAGGTGATCAATACTAAATCAAGGCCTCAACTCCCATAGTTGTGATTTCTCCACTAGTCCTTGTGCCTCAATGACATGAGAAAGGGGGGACTGTCAGGTACTGATTGTTGGTTGTAGGTTTCTTTAGAATTGAAGTTCTGGAAGTACAGGGTTGACGTCACTATCTATTCTGCTGTACAGCACCTTGCATCTTGTGGCTTCTAATAAACATTTATGAGCAAGCCTCAAACACCTGCCAGCTCCAAAACTTCTCACAATTAGGTAGTGTTTCCAGGATAAGGGAGTGGTCCTTGGTGTCAAAGACTATCAAGAGAATGAGGAGGATTAGTGCAGAGTTAGTGCCTGTTACGTTTGGCAAGAAAAGCACTGGTGACCTTGAAGGAACTGTTCTCCTTGGAGTGAAGGGGCATAAACCAGATTGCAGACGGTGAAGGAGGGAGCTGACGGGCAGAAAATGGAGGTGACAGGTGTTTAGCATTTATTTTAGGGGACTGGAAAGAAATGGCACTGCTGCTGGTgaaaaatctagatatcaggtcaACCTTGTCCACCTAAAGTTCATCTTTGTGTGCTTGAACTTTGCTCTATCCGGCAAAATTATTGCCTCATCCTTACTGACAACCATGCTCAttgtcctcaccagttgttccgggtgtttaactccctcctcaagtttgctgtccctccacctccccaatcccttgcccctaatgacctggctatgtacttttttgagaaaattggatCTATCAGAtatgatctccttaaaatctcccttgttcctctccaatttctccctcctcctgccccttcttcaactctcccgtcCTTTCCaacagtatctctagagatctcttgccttctctcaaaatccacccactccacctACTGATCTGACTCCATCACTTCACACCTTATCTCTTCTTTCCCTgagcaccatcttcaactgttcactctctaatggcttctttcccacttctttcaaacatgctcatgtctcttcATCCTAAAAGACCCTCCCATGACCTCATGGctacctccagttattgcccaatCTCCTTCCTACCACTGTTCCCCAACTccctgagcaagttgtctacacctactgtctcaaattcctctcctccaattccctccttggtttccacccccttcacctcacaGAAACCACACTCTCTAAGGTCACAAattatctccttcttgtcaaatccaatggcctttactccatcctaatcctcctcagcctttcagctgccttcaacactgtccatCACTCTCTTttcatggaaacattatccaacctgaacttcactgacactgtcctctcctggatcttctcctatctctctggccactcattctcagtttctttcacaggctccttctcttgtctcccaccccctaactgtggatgtcccacaaggttcagttctgcatccccttctattctccatttacagtcattcccttggataactcactaattcacttggcttcaactaccacttaaATGAGGCTGAttcccatctccagccctgatctctctccctctctgcaagctcacatttcctcctgacttcaagatatCTGTACTTgagtgtcctgctgtcacctcaaacttagcatttccaaaatagaacttcttatctttccacccaaaccctgacttccccaacttttccatcactttaTATCGTACCACCAtaattcctgtttcacaagcccgtaaccttggaattatcaattactcctctctctcatttaatgcACACATTCagtctttcactaaatcctgtcagttcgaccttgacaacatcgctaaaaatccaccctttcctctccttccaaattgctaccataataattaaagcacttattcaaccccaccttgattactgcatcatcctccttaccGACCTCCGTAGCTCCAGTGTTTCCCCACTTCaatgtatacttcactctgctctccgggtcatttttctacaaaaatg
This genomic interval carries:
- the LOC119939039 gene encoding C-type lectin domain family 2 member L-like, translated to MEALCSRSIPGPQQLWNGSRTERGLMAEAAGPGGHQKEEEEGRLMSSQRPGQERSPGGRRWWRDGTIEWKQLFILSIIVIVLLLGLIIALATETCPKCGETCPICGETCPDDWVQFRKKCYLFNGEKNWTESQEFCKSQGAELVVIESQQELSLVQKFQNSWIGLYRNNEEFYWVNGAPLNKSLFEVTDPGDCAYVSASKIATNSCSTCKFYICSKNMTVT